A single region of the Gasterosteus aculeatus chromosome 1, fGasAcu3.hap1.1, whole genome shotgun sequence genome encodes:
- the dixdc1a gene encoding dixin-A isoform X2 has protein sequence MGAKQMKCLSSASPAHSPKEEYVITQSADTPKEETLHNQSEDQGDDTSGLTEKKSVTEVVSLCGLCPSLGHHVQEEEKSWEEQLDAHQEQLEKEMQEARRMVFRLQALLLHGSLPEEDQDGSVSFGDTRANAEQQLVLFRGRLDQSTEEALDLKRELLRNKQEARHLQAIKDALQQRLGVQEDAVLQIKQELLRSNMAKDQLEVENAELKHRLSEGNKLLTEYEQLGRKDRILQQQQQKLDDAQHKAHDVNLGRSFRTESAGYNNSVTSMSPAVFQHSAPGEELQLVREALRSLRDSFSGHDPQHHTLDTLEQGVASLMDRLLTLDSQRRQDRGEEFKSPGRRANSADRDSWPQSSKMAHSLSSPGLDTTVCTKVLYFTDRSLTPFLINIPKRLGEVTLRDFKVAVDRHGSFRYHFKALDPEFGTVKEEVFQDGAVVPGWEGKIVAWVEEDHGERR, from the exons CCTTAGCTCAGCCAGCCCAGCTCACTCCCCCAAAGAGGAGTATGTTATCACCCAGTCTGCTGACACCCCTAAAGAAGAAACACTGCACAATCAGTCTGAGGACCAGGGGGATGACACATCTGGGCTGACAGAGAAGAAATCTGTCACAG aggttgtgtctctgtgtggcttGTGTCCCTCCCTCGGGCACCATgtgcaggaggaagagaagtcctgggaggagcagctggatgcccaccaggagcagctggagaaggagatgcAGGAGGCGAGGAGGATGGTGTTCCGCCTACAG GCCTTGCTACTCCATGGCTCCCTCCCCGAAGAGGACCAGGACGGGTCTGTGAGCTTCGGAGATACCCGGGCTAACGCTGAACAGCAGCTG GTTCTGTTCCGCGGTCGCCTGGACCAAAGCACGGAGGAAGCCCTCGATCTCAAG AGGGAACTCCTGCGAAACAAACAGGAGGCACGCCACCTTCAGGCCATCAAG GATGCTTTACAGCAGCGCCTGGGCGTGCAGGAAGATGCTGTGCtgcaaataaaacaggaactacTGAGGTCCAACATGGCTAAGGATCAGCTGGAAGTGGAAAAT GCGGAGCTTAAACACAGGTTGAGTGAAGGGAACAAACTACTAACTGAATATGAG cagctcggaaGGAAGGACAGaatactgcagcagcagcagcaaaagctTGATGATGCTCAACATAAAGCACATGATGTCAACCTTGGACGG tcATTCAGGACTGAAAGTGCTGGTTACAATAACTCAGTGACTTCAATGTCTCCTGCAGTATTCCAACATAGTGCCCCA GGggaagagctgcagctggtCAGGGAGGCACTGCGCAGTCTGAGGGACAGCTTCTCTGGCCATGACCCCCAGCATCACACCCTGGACACCTTGGAGCAAGGCGTGGCCAGTCTCATGGACCGATTACTCACTTTGGACAGCCAGCGCAGACAGGACAGAGGA GAGGAATTTAAATCCCCGGGACGCAGAGCCAACTCGGCGGACCGTGACTCCTGGCCCCAGAGCTCAA AAATGGCGCACTCGCTCAGCAGCCCGGGCCTAGACACCACCGTGTGCACTAAAGTGCTCTACTTCACCGATCGCTCGCTCACTCCGTTTCTGATTAACATCCCAAAAAG GCTGGGCGAGGTGACGCTGCGAGACTTCAAAGTTGCTGTGGACAGACACGGCAGTTTCAGATACCACTTCAAGGCCCTCGACCCGGAGTTTGGCACAGTGAAAGAAGAG GTATTCCAAGACGGAGCAGTCGTGCCTGGCTGGGAAGGGAAGATTGTAgcgtgggtggaggaggaccatGGAGAGAGGAGGTAG
- the pih1d2 gene encoding PIH1 domain-containing protein 2 isoform X1: MSSTGSTPDVFQQVNQFWSILDDLSQSDPAAYDEFIKKQMKEGAEFCSPPELDSCLCTEILEPKKGSLFINICRWKRVPAPRDPSMALPACAGKLETDTDERQGWYSVLDVALNPAVLQESKKDKREVHTLAVGFARQQHGMSLSQHYTVVNCSPKSSPEDVRRRLGYEQWSNTSSQPDIATQDPSALLQQISSLRSENQHKEPAGQIISRPAEHKKTNLIQVISTTFVQPEKPKYQLEVKTNIVGSAHSMELTVDLPKVRSMSECQLRISKDDVLLEVEDVYHLLLEFPKTVIEDTATAIFNKKTRRLTLKVDVVLTN, encoded by the exons ATGTCGTCTACTGGAAGTACAccggatgtttttcagcaggtGAACCAGTTCTGGTCGATCCTGGATGATCTTTCTCAAAGTGACCCTGCTGCATACGATGAGTTCATCAAGAAGCAGATGAAGGAAGGAGCTGAGTTTTGTTCACCTCCTGAACTCGACTCATGTTTATGCACTGAAATACTG GAGCCGAAGAAAGGGTCACTGTTCATCAACATATGCCGCTGGAAACGCGTTCCCGCGCCTCGAGATCCCAGCATGGCTTTGCCAGCGTGTGCAGGAAAACTGGAAACTGACACAGATGAACGTCAAG GTTGGTACTCTGTGTTGGATGTGGCATTAAACCCTGCAGTGCTACAGGAAAGTAAGAAGGACAAAAGAGAAGTGCATACACTGGCCGTGGGCTTTGCCCGGCAGCAGCATGGGATGAGTTTATCGCAGCATTACACTGTCGTCAACTGCAGCCCAAAAAGCAGCCCAGAGGACGTGCGCCGCCGACTCGGGTATGAGCAGTGGTCCAACACGTCGAGCCAACCGGACATAG CTACTCAGGACCCTTCTGCCCTTCTTCAGCAAATCTCCTCTCTACGGTCTGAGAATCAACACAAGGAGCCAGCAGGTCAAATCATCTCCAGACCTGCAGAGCACAAAAAGACTAATTTGATCCAGGTCATCTCAACTACATTTGTGCAGCCTGAGAAGCCAAAGTATCAACTTGAGGTGAAGACCAATATAGTCGGAAGTGCTCACAGCATGGAGCTGACAGTGGATCTGCCAAAGGTACGCTCCATGTCAGAGTGCCAGCTGAGAATCTCCAAG GACGACGTCCTACTTGAGGTGGAGGACGTCTACCATTTGCTTTTGGAATTCCCCAAAACCGTGATTGAAGACACTGCAACTGccatttttaacaagaaaaCACGAAGGCTTACTTTAAAAGTGGATGTTGTTTTAACTAATTGA
- the dixdc1a gene encoding dixin-A isoform X3 encodes MGAKQMKCLSSASPAHSPKEEYVITQSADTPKEETLHNQSEDQGDDTSGLTEKKSVTEVVSLCGLCPSLGHHVQEEEKSWEEQLDAHQEQLEKEMQEARRMVFRLQALLLHGSLPEEDQDGSVSFGDTRANAEQQLVLFRGRLDQSTEEALDLKRELLRNKQEARHLQAIKDALQQRLGVQEDAVLQIKQELLRSNMAKDQLEVENAELKHRLSEGNKLLTEYEQQLGRKDRILQQQQQKLDDAQHKAHDVNLGRGEELQLVREALRSLRDSFSGHDPQHHTLDTLEQGVASLMDRLLTLDSQRRQDRGEEFKSPGRRANSADRDSWPQSSKMAHSLSSPGLDTTVCTKVLYFTDRSLTPFLINIPKRLGEVTLRDFKVAVDRHGSFRYHFKALDPEFGTVKEEVFQDGAVVPGWEGKIVAWVEEDHGERR; translated from the exons CCTTAGCTCAGCCAGCCCAGCTCACTCCCCCAAAGAGGAGTATGTTATCACCCAGTCTGCTGACACCCCTAAAGAAGAAACACTGCACAATCAGTCTGAGGACCAGGGGGATGACACATCTGGGCTGACAGAGAAGAAATCTGTCACAG aggttgtgtctctgtgtggcttGTGTCCCTCCCTCGGGCACCATgtgcaggaggaagagaagtcctgggaggagcagctggatgcccaccaggagcagctggagaaggagatgcAGGAGGCGAGGAGGATGGTGTTCCGCCTACAG GCCTTGCTACTCCATGGCTCCCTCCCCGAAGAGGACCAGGACGGGTCTGTGAGCTTCGGAGATACCCGGGCTAACGCTGAACAGCAGCTG GTTCTGTTCCGCGGTCGCCTGGACCAAAGCACGGAGGAAGCCCTCGATCTCAAG AGGGAACTCCTGCGAAACAAACAGGAGGCACGCCACCTTCAGGCCATCAAG GATGCTTTACAGCAGCGCCTGGGCGTGCAGGAAGATGCTGTGCtgcaaataaaacaggaactacTGAGGTCCAACATGGCTAAGGATCAGCTGGAAGTGGAAAAT GCGGAGCTTAAACACAGGTTGAGTGAAGGGAACAAACTACTAACTGAATATGAG cagcagctcggaaGGAAGGACAGaatactgcagcagcagcagcaaaagctTGATGATGCTCAACATAAAGCACATGATGTCAACCTTGGACGG GGggaagagctgcagctggtCAGGGAGGCACTGCGCAGTCTGAGGGACAGCTTCTCTGGCCATGACCCCCAGCATCACACCCTGGACACCTTGGAGCAAGGCGTGGCCAGTCTCATGGACCGATTACTCACTTTGGACAGCCAGCGCAGACAGGACAGAGGA GAGGAATTTAAATCCCCGGGACGCAGAGCCAACTCGGCGGACCGTGACTCCTGGCCCCAGAGCTCAA AAATGGCGCACTCGCTCAGCAGCCCGGGCCTAGACACCACCGTGTGCACTAAAGTGCTCTACTTCACCGATCGCTCGCTCACTCCGTTTCTGATTAACATCCCAAAAAG GCTGGGCGAGGTGACGCTGCGAGACTTCAAAGTTGCTGTGGACAGACACGGCAGTTTCAGATACCACTTCAAGGCCCTCGACCCGGAGTTTGGCACAGTGAAAGAAGAG GTATTCCAAGACGGAGCAGTCGTGCCTGGCTGGGAAGGGAAGATTGTAgcgtgggtggaggaggaccatGGAGAGAGGAGGTAG
- the dixdc1a gene encoding dixin-A isoform X1 → MGAKQMKCLSSASPAHSPKEEYVITQSADTPKEETLHNQSEDQGDDTSGLTEKKSVTEVVSLCGLCPSLGHHVQEEEKSWEEQLDAHQEQLEKEMQEARRMVFRLQALLLHGSLPEEDQDGSVSFGDTRANAEQQLVLFRGRLDQSTEEALDLKRELLRNKQEARHLQAIKDALQQRLGVQEDAVLQIKQELLRSNMAKDQLEVENAELKHRLSEGNKLLTEYEQQLGRKDRILQQQQQKLDDAQHKAHDVNLGRSFRTESAGYNNSVTSMSPAVFQHSAPGEELQLVREALRSLRDSFSGHDPQHHTLDTLEQGVASLMDRLLTLDSQRRQDRGEEFKSPGRRANSADRDSWPQSSKMAHSLSSPGLDTTVCTKVLYFTDRSLTPFLINIPKRLGEVTLRDFKVAVDRHGSFRYHFKALDPEFGTVKEEVFQDGAVVPGWEGKIVAWVEEDHGERR, encoded by the exons CCTTAGCTCAGCCAGCCCAGCTCACTCCCCCAAAGAGGAGTATGTTATCACCCAGTCTGCTGACACCCCTAAAGAAGAAACACTGCACAATCAGTCTGAGGACCAGGGGGATGACACATCTGGGCTGACAGAGAAGAAATCTGTCACAG aggttgtgtctctgtgtggcttGTGTCCCTCCCTCGGGCACCATgtgcaggaggaagagaagtcctgggaggagcagctggatgcccaccaggagcagctggagaaggagatgcAGGAGGCGAGGAGGATGGTGTTCCGCCTACAG GCCTTGCTACTCCATGGCTCCCTCCCCGAAGAGGACCAGGACGGGTCTGTGAGCTTCGGAGATACCCGGGCTAACGCTGAACAGCAGCTG GTTCTGTTCCGCGGTCGCCTGGACCAAAGCACGGAGGAAGCCCTCGATCTCAAG AGGGAACTCCTGCGAAACAAACAGGAGGCACGCCACCTTCAGGCCATCAAG GATGCTTTACAGCAGCGCCTGGGCGTGCAGGAAGATGCTGTGCtgcaaataaaacaggaactacTGAGGTCCAACATGGCTAAGGATCAGCTGGAAGTGGAAAAT GCGGAGCTTAAACACAGGTTGAGTGAAGGGAACAAACTACTAACTGAATATGAG cagcagctcggaaGGAAGGACAGaatactgcagcagcagcagcaaaagctTGATGATGCTCAACATAAAGCACATGATGTCAACCTTGGACGG tcATTCAGGACTGAAAGTGCTGGTTACAATAACTCAGTGACTTCAATGTCTCCTGCAGTATTCCAACATAGTGCCCCA GGggaagagctgcagctggtCAGGGAGGCACTGCGCAGTCTGAGGGACAGCTTCTCTGGCCATGACCCCCAGCATCACACCCTGGACACCTTGGAGCAAGGCGTGGCCAGTCTCATGGACCGATTACTCACTTTGGACAGCCAGCGCAGACAGGACAGAGGA GAGGAATTTAAATCCCCGGGACGCAGAGCCAACTCGGCGGACCGTGACTCCTGGCCCCAGAGCTCAA AAATGGCGCACTCGCTCAGCAGCCCGGGCCTAGACACCACCGTGTGCACTAAAGTGCTCTACTTCACCGATCGCTCGCTCACTCCGTTTCTGATTAACATCCCAAAAAG GCTGGGCGAGGTGACGCTGCGAGACTTCAAAGTTGCTGTGGACAGACACGGCAGTTTCAGATACCACTTCAAGGCCCTCGACCCGGAGTTTGGCACAGTGAAAGAAGAG GTATTCCAAGACGGAGCAGTCGTGCCTGGCTGGGAAGGGAAGATTGTAgcgtgggtggaggaggaccatGGAGAGAGGAGGTAG
- the pih1d2 gene encoding PIH1 domain-containing protein 2 isoform X2: protein MSSTGSTPDVFQQVNQFWSILDDLSQSDPAAYDEFIKKQMKEGAEFCSPPELDSCLCTEILEPKKGSLFINICRWKRVPAPRDPSMALPACAGKLETDTDERQGWYSVLDVALNPAVLQESKKDKREVHTLAVGFARQQHGMSLSQHYTVVNCSPKSSPEDVRRRLGYEQWSNTSSQPDIATQDPSALLQQISSLRSENQHKEPAGQIISRPAEHKKTNLIQVISTTFVQPEKPKYQLEVKTNIVGSAHSMELTVDLPKDDVLLEVEDVYHLLLEFPKTVIEDTATAIFNKKTRRLTLKVDVVLTN from the exons ATGTCGTCTACTGGAAGTACAccggatgtttttcagcaggtGAACCAGTTCTGGTCGATCCTGGATGATCTTTCTCAAAGTGACCCTGCTGCATACGATGAGTTCATCAAGAAGCAGATGAAGGAAGGAGCTGAGTTTTGTTCACCTCCTGAACTCGACTCATGTTTATGCACTGAAATACTG GAGCCGAAGAAAGGGTCACTGTTCATCAACATATGCCGCTGGAAACGCGTTCCCGCGCCTCGAGATCCCAGCATGGCTTTGCCAGCGTGTGCAGGAAAACTGGAAACTGACACAGATGAACGTCAAG GTTGGTACTCTGTGTTGGATGTGGCATTAAACCCTGCAGTGCTACAGGAAAGTAAGAAGGACAAAAGAGAAGTGCATACACTGGCCGTGGGCTTTGCCCGGCAGCAGCATGGGATGAGTTTATCGCAGCATTACACTGTCGTCAACTGCAGCCCAAAAAGCAGCCCAGAGGACGTGCGCCGCCGACTCGGGTATGAGCAGTGGTCCAACACGTCGAGCCAACCGGACATAG CTACTCAGGACCCTTCTGCCCTTCTTCAGCAAATCTCCTCTCTACGGTCTGAGAATCAACACAAGGAGCCAGCAGGTCAAATCATCTCCAGACCTGCAGAGCACAAAAAGACTAATTTGATCCAGGTCATCTCAACTACATTTGTGCAGCCTGAGAAGCCAAAGTATCAACTTGAGGTGAAGACCAATATAGTCGGAAGTGCTCACAGCATGGAGCTGACAGTGGATCTGCCAAAG GACGACGTCCTACTTGAGGTGGAGGACGTCTACCATTTGCTTTTGGAATTCCCCAAAACCGTGATTGAAGACACTGCAACTGccatttttaacaagaaaaCACGAAGGCTTACTTTAAAAGTGGATGTTGTTTTAACTAATTGA
- the dixdc1a gene encoding dixin-A isoform X4, with translation MGAKQMKCLSSASPAHSPKEEYVITQSADTPKEETLHNQSEDQGDDTSGLTEKKSVTEVVSLCGLCPSLGHHVQEEEKSWEEQLDAHQEQLEKEMQEARRMVFRLQALLLHGSLPEEDQDGSVSFGDTRANAEQQLVLFRGRLDQSTEEALDLKRELLRNKQEARHLQAIKDALQQRLGVQEDAVLQIKQELLRSNMAKDQLEVENAELKHRLSEGNKLLTEYEQLGRKDRILQQQQQKLDDAQHKAHDVNLGRGEELQLVREALRSLRDSFSGHDPQHHTLDTLEQGVASLMDRLLTLDSQRRQDRGEEFKSPGRRANSADRDSWPQSSKMAHSLSSPGLDTTVCTKVLYFTDRSLTPFLINIPKRLGEVTLRDFKVAVDRHGSFRYHFKALDPEFGTVKEEVFQDGAVVPGWEGKIVAWVEEDHGERR, from the exons CCTTAGCTCAGCCAGCCCAGCTCACTCCCCCAAAGAGGAGTATGTTATCACCCAGTCTGCTGACACCCCTAAAGAAGAAACACTGCACAATCAGTCTGAGGACCAGGGGGATGACACATCTGGGCTGACAGAGAAGAAATCTGTCACAG aggttgtgtctctgtgtggcttGTGTCCCTCCCTCGGGCACCATgtgcaggaggaagagaagtcctgggaggagcagctggatgcccaccaggagcagctggagaaggagatgcAGGAGGCGAGGAGGATGGTGTTCCGCCTACAG GCCTTGCTACTCCATGGCTCCCTCCCCGAAGAGGACCAGGACGGGTCTGTGAGCTTCGGAGATACCCGGGCTAACGCTGAACAGCAGCTG GTTCTGTTCCGCGGTCGCCTGGACCAAAGCACGGAGGAAGCCCTCGATCTCAAG AGGGAACTCCTGCGAAACAAACAGGAGGCACGCCACCTTCAGGCCATCAAG GATGCTTTACAGCAGCGCCTGGGCGTGCAGGAAGATGCTGTGCtgcaaataaaacaggaactacTGAGGTCCAACATGGCTAAGGATCAGCTGGAAGTGGAAAAT GCGGAGCTTAAACACAGGTTGAGTGAAGGGAACAAACTACTAACTGAATATGAG cagctcggaaGGAAGGACAGaatactgcagcagcagcagcaaaagctTGATGATGCTCAACATAAAGCACATGATGTCAACCTTGGACGG GGggaagagctgcagctggtCAGGGAGGCACTGCGCAGTCTGAGGGACAGCTTCTCTGGCCATGACCCCCAGCATCACACCCTGGACACCTTGGAGCAAGGCGTGGCCAGTCTCATGGACCGATTACTCACTTTGGACAGCCAGCGCAGACAGGACAGAGGA GAGGAATTTAAATCCCCGGGACGCAGAGCCAACTCGGCGGACCGTGACTCCTGGCCCCAGAGCTCAA AAATGGCGCACTCGCTCAGCAGCCCGGGCCTAGACACCACCGTGTGCACTAAAGTGCTCTACTTCACCGATCGCTCGCTCACTCCGTTTCTGATTAACATCCCAAAAAG GCTGGGCGAGGTGACGCTGCGAGACTTCAAAGTTGCTGTGGACAGACACGGCAGTTTCAGATACCACTTCAAGGCCCTCGACCCGGAGTTTGGCACAGTGAAAGAAGAG GTATTCCAAGACGGAGCAGTCGTGCCTGGCTGGGAAGGGAAGATTGTAgcgtgggtggaggaggaccatGGAGAGAGGAGGTAG
- the tmprss5 gene encoding transmembrane protease serine 5: MSLDEDPLSVIENPAAHRHPFHSEKTAGVAATQGVWGRLRGIHCTSHAHRLVKLLAAVCAVGLLGGLAVGVWFLVKLLLRPSYSQSPAGLGDTKETSFCNVSEDIFISDPRKVFYRISPENSLLEIQLGNLPTWLPVCYERWNSSLGTMVCRQLGSLRLTKHKGVNLTDIGPNYNDGFIQITSGHQSNLENMWQVRGNCITGKVIALQCFECGTRAKLPRIIGGVEATLGRWPWQVSLYYSNRHTCGGSIITSQWVVTAAHCVHNYRLPQVSSWVVYAGIVTRSSAKMAQHRGYAVEKIIYNKNYNHRSHDSDIALMKLRTPLNFSDTIRPICLPQYNYDLPGGTQCWISGWGYTQPDGVHSPDTLKEAPVPIISTKKCNSSCMYNGEITPRMLCAGYTEGKVDACQGDSGGPLVCQEENVWRLVGVVSWGTGCAEPNHPGVYTKVAEFLGWIYDMIENY, translated from the exons ATG AGTCTTGATGAAGACCCATTGTCAGTGATTGAGAACCCGGCGGCTCATCGCCATCCTTTTCATTCAGAGAAAACAGCGGGAGTTGCAGCTACGCAGGGAGTCTGGGGCCGCCTGCGAGGGATTCACTGCACGAGTCACG CTCACAGGCTGGTGAAGCTGCTGGCAGCAGTGTGTGCGGTCGGACTACTGGGAGGCTTAGCTGTAGGTGTCTGGTTTCTAG TGAAACTACTACTGAGGCCTTCCTACTCCCAAAGTCCAGCGGGACTTGGGGACACAAAGGAGACGTCTTTCTGCAATGTGTCAGAAGATATCTTTATCTCTGACCCCAGGAAAG TGTTTTACAGGATCAGCCCAGAGAACTCCCTCCTGGAGATTCAGCTGGGGAACCTGCCCACCTGGCTACCAGTGTGCTACGAGAGGTGGAACTCTTCACTGGGAACAATGGTCTGCAGACAGCTCGGTTCTCTGAG ACTGACCAAGCATAAAGGAGTGAATCTTACTGATATTGGGCCAAACTATAATGATGGCTTCATACAAATTACCTCAGGACACCAGAGCAATCTGGAAAATATGTGGCAAGTCAG gGGGAACTGTATCACAGGGAAAGTTATCGCCTTGCAATGTTTTG AGTGTGGGACACGAGCAAAGTTGCCCAGGATAATCGGGGGAGTCGAAGCCACGCTGGGCAGGTGGCCCTGGCAGGTCAGCCTCTACTACAGCAACCGTCACACCTGCGgaggctccatcatcaccagtCAATGGGTAGTTACAGCTGCCCATTGTGTGCACAA CTACAGGCTACCTCAGGTATCCAGCTGGGTGGTCTACGCGGGTATCGTCACCCGTAGCTCGGCTAAAATGGCTCAGCACAGAGGATACGCTGTGGAGAAGATCATTTACAACAAGAACTACAACCACAGGAGCCACGACAGTGATATAGCCCTGATGAAACTGCGGACCCCGCTGAATTTCTCAG ACACAATTCGGCCCATCTGCTTGCCTCAGTACAACTATGATCTTCCAGGAGGGACCCAGTGCTGGATCTCTGGATGGGGATACACACAGCCTGATGGTG TTCACTCCCCTGACACTCTGAAAGAAGCCCCAGTTCCCATAATAAGCACAAAGAAGTGCAACAGCTCCTGCATGTACAATGGAGAGATCACACCGCGGATGCTTTGTGCAGGATACACAGAAGGGAAAGTGGACGCATGCCAG GGCGACAGCGGTGGTCCTCTGGTTTGCCAGGAGGAAAATGTGTGGAGGCTGGTAGGGGTCGTCAGCTGGGGGACAGGCTGTGCTGAACCCAACCATCCAGGAGTTTACACCAAAGTAGCTGAATTCTTGGGCTGGATCTATGACATGATTGAG AATTACTGA